The proteins below are encoded in one region of Vibrio sp. ED004:
- a CDS encoding EAL domain-containing protein: protein MKYSYVARQPILDTDKKTIGYELLFRDGPKNTFPEVEPELATSRLLSDHFLSTHYNTLGDKLGFVNFPYASLINLVPTLFPKESLVVEVLEDCEPTDELLEAIKAIYDAGYTIALDDFVPSKAWKRFLPYVSIIKFDIRLISIAKASMFMNSLKGLNIKFLAEKVETYDEYQEANQAGFSYFQGYFFSKPEMIQTRALNPAFLTIVQLLKEIANDPIDFSEVERLITLDVTLSYKLLAYVNSAGGSATTIRSFRQALIYLGEQKLRKFVSLVAIASAKEDKPDSLYGLAVLRARQCELLVEKMNVKVEPGQAFLTGMFSLLDSLFDQPLKQVLDSVPIDDEIKQALIQRKGVLGAILAMVIAYEQARWDEATRIRKLLKLSEAQLGQAYDEATTWAQELLSPALR from the coding sequence TTGAAATATTCATACGTAGCGCGTCAACCAATACTCGATACAGATAAGAAAACCATAGGTTACGAGTTGCTATTCAGGGATGGTCCTAAGAACACTTTCCCTGAAGTAGAACCGGAGCTCGCTACTAGCCGTTTGCTTTCCGACCACTTTTTATCAACCCACTATAATACGCTGGGTGATAAGCTGGGGTTCGTGAACTTTCCTTATGCAAGCCTGATTAACTTGGTCCCTACCCTATTTCCAAAAGAAAGCCTCGTAGTCGAGGTTCTTGAAGACTGCGAACCAACAGACGAGCTACTTGAAGCCATTAAAGCTATCTACGATGCGGGTTATACCATCGCATTGGATGACTTTGTGCCAAGCAAAGCCTGGAAACGTTTCTTACCTTACGTATCAATTATCAAGTTTGATATCCGTTTGATCTCTATTGCGAAAGCTTCGATGTTCATGAACTCGCTCAAAGGGTTAAATATCAAGTTCCTTGCAGAAAAGGTGGAGACTTACGACGAGTATCAAGAAGCGAACCAAGCTGGCTTCTCCTACTTCCAAGGCTACTTCTTTAGTAAGCCGGAAATGATTCAAACTCGTGCGCTCAACCCTGCGTTTTTGACCATTGTTCAACTGTTGAAAGAGATCGCTAACGATCCTATCGACTTTAGTGAAGTAGAGCGTTTGATCACTCTTGATGTAACCTTGTCTTATAAGTTACTCGCTTACGTGAACTCGGCAGGCGGGTCAGCAACGACCATTCGTTCATTCCGCCAAGCTCTGATTTACCTTGGCGAACAGAAACTGCGTAAGTTTGTTTCACTTGTAGCGATCGCATCGGCGAAAGAAGATAAGCCAGATTCACTCTACGGTTTAGCGGTATTACGCGCACGTCAATGCGAGCTCTTAGTCGAGAAAATGAATGTGAAGGTTGAGCCCGGACAAGCCTTTTTGACCGGTATGTTCTCACTACTGGATTCGCTGTTTGACCAACCGTTGAAGCAAGTGCTGGACTCAGTGCCAATCGACGACGAGATTAAACAGGCCCTTATCCAACGCAAGGGCGTGTTAGGTGCAATTTTGGCTATGGTTATTGCTTATGAGCAAGCTCGATGGGATGAAGCAACGCGCATTCGTAAACTTCTCAAGCTCAGCGAGGCGCAACTAGGCCAAGCTTACGATGAAGCAACAACTTGGGCACAAGAGCTGCTGTCACCTGCATTGAGATAA
- the lpxH gene encoding UDP-2,3-diacylglucosamine diphosphatase, protein MKTYFISDLHLAPSRQDITDCFLTFMKNEAVEADALYVLGDLFEFWIGDDDKSEFATSIRQAFIDLVKTGVPCYFTQGNRDFLVGKKFAKQTGVKLLDEVSTIDIYGQKAVVLHGDTLCTEDVKYLAFREKVHQPWLQWVFNRIPFFIKKKIVSKVQSDIKDDKQTKSLDIMDVTQQEVEDMMERNNVDLMIHGHTHRPDIHTFDANNCTKTRVVLGDWYTQGSVLVFTPQSFELQNREFSNSFQHQS, encoded by the coding sequence ATGAAAACATATTTTATATCAGACCTTCACCTTGCTCCGTCGCGACAAGATATCACTGACTGCTTCCTGACCTTCATGAAGAATGAAGCCGTAGAAGCGGATGCACTTTATGTGTTAGGCGACCTTTTCGAATTCTGGATTGGTGACGACGATAAGAGTGAGTTCGCGACCTCTATTCGCCAAGCGTTTATTGATTTGGTGAAAACAGGCGTACCTTGCTACTTCACTCAAGGTAACCGTGATTTCCTTGTCGGCAAGAAATTTGCCAAGCAAACGGGCGTGAAGCTCCTAGACGAAGTATCGACCATCGATATCTACGGCCAAAAAGCGGTTGTGTTGCATGGTGATACCCTATGCACCGAAGATGTAAAGTATCTCGCCTTCCGAGAAAAAGTGCATCAACCATGGCTGCAATGGGTCTTCAACAGAATTCCATTTTTCATCAAGAAGAAGATCGTCTCGAAGGTTCAATCTGATATCAAAGATGACAAGCAGACTAAGTCTCTCGACATCATGGATGTGACACAACAAGAAGTCGAAGATATGATGGAACGAAACAACGTTGATCTAATGATCCACGGCCATACTCACCGTCCTGACATTCACACTTTTGATGCTAACAATTGCACTAAAACCCGTGTCGTACTTGGCGATTGGTATACGCAAGGCTCAGTGCTGGTGTTCACTCCGCAAAGTTTTGAACTACAGAATCGAGAGTTTAGCAATAGCTTTCAACATCAGTCTTAA
- a CDS encoding peptidylprolyl isomerase — translation MIILHTNFGDIKVQLNEEKAPETSANFLQYCRDGFYDNTLFHRVIDGFMIQGGGMTSGLKEKATRATIKNEANNGLANKVGTLAMARTMEPHSASSQFFINVNDNSFLNFRSESLDGWGYCVFAEVVEGMDIVNKIKGVSTGSMGMHQDVPLEEVIITGTTIEA, via the coding sequence ATGATCATCCTTCACACAAATTTTGGTGACATCAAAGTTCAACTAAACGAAGAAAAAGCACCAGAAACAAGCGCAAACTTCCTACAGTATTGCCGTGACGGTTTCTACGACAACACACTATTCCACCGTGTTATCGATGGTTTCATGATTCAAGGCGGCGGCATGACTTCTGGCCTTAAAGAAAAGGCAACTCGTGCAACTATCAAGAACGAAGCAAACAACGGTCTTGCGAACAAAGTTGGTACGCTAGCAATGGCTCGTACTATGGAACCGCATTCAGCGAGCTCTCAGTTCTTCATCAACGTTAACGACAACTCTTTCCTAAACTTCCGTAGCGAAAGCCTAGACGGTTGGGGCTACTGTGTATTCGCAGAAGTTGTTGAAGGCATGGACATCGTCAACAAGATCAAAGGTGTTAGCACTGGTTCTATGGGTATGCACCAAGATGTACCTCTAGAAGAAGTGATCATCACTGGTACTACAATCGAAGCTTAA
- the cysS gene encoding cysteine--tRNA ligase, whose translation MLKIYNTLTRQKEEFKPITAGKVGMYVCGVTIYDLCHIGHGRTFVSFDVVTRYLRYLGYDLNFVRNITDIDDKIIKRANENGESCDSLTERLIGEMHADFDALNMKRPDVEPRATEFITEIIELVEKLIERGYAYVASNGDVMFEVKKFEEYGKLSKQDLDQLQAGARVDVESAKRSPLDFVVWKMSKPGEPTWESPWGPGRPGWHIECSAMNSSILGNHFDIHGGGSDLQFPHHENEIAQSCCAHGTDYVNTWMHSGMVMVDREKMSKSLGNFFTIRDVLAHYDAETVRYFLMSGHYRSQLNYSEDNLNQARASLERLYTSLRGLDLTAAPAGGEEYVTRFSTAMNDDFNTPEAYSVLFEMAREINRIKPESIEKASGLGALMRELADIIGILHQEPEAFLQGDAAGNDDEVAEIEALIKLRNDSRASKDWANADLARDKLNELGIVLEDGPEGTTWRRK comes from the coding sequence ATGCTGAAGATATATAACACGCTCACAAGACAGAAAGAGGAATTCAAACCAATTACAGCTGGCAAAGTCGGCATGTATGTCTGTGGGGTAACCATATACGATCTCTGTCACATTGGTCATGGTCGTACGTTCGTTTCTTTCGACGTAGTAACTCGCTACCTTCGTTACCTTGGTTACGATTTGAACTTCGTTCGTAACATCACAGATATCGATGACAAAATCATCAAGCGTGCTAACGAAAACGGCGAGTCTTGTGACTCTCTGACTGAGCGTCTAATCGGCGAAATGCACGCTGATTTCGATGCTTTGAACATGAAGCGTCCAGACGTAGAACCTCGTGCAACCGAATTCATCACTGAAATCATCGAACTTGTTGAAAAGCTGATTGAACGCGGCTACGCATATGTTGCAAGTAACGGCGACGTAATGTTCGAAGTTAAGAAGTTCGAAGAATACGGTAAGCTTTCTAAGCAAGACCTTGATCAGCTTCAAGCTGGCGCTCGTGTTGACGTAGAGTCTGCAAAACGTAGCCCGCTAGATTTCGTTGTTTGGAAGATGTCTAAGCCAGGTGAACCAACATGGGAATCACCATGGGGTCCAGGTCGTCCAGGCTGGCACATTGAATGTTCAGCAATGAACTCGTCTATTCTAGGTAACCACTTCGATATCCACGGTGGCGGCTCAGATCTACAATTCCCACACCACGAGAACGAAATCGCGCAATCTTGCTGTGCGCATGGTACTGACTATGTAAACACATGGATGCACAGTGGCATGGTGATGGTAGACAGAGAAAAAATGTCTAAGTCACTAGGTAACTTTTTCACCATCCGTGATGTGCTAGCACACTACGATGCTGAAACCGTGCGTTACTTCTTGATGTCTGGTCACTACCGTAGCCAACTGAACTACAGTGAAGATAACCTAAACCAAGCTCGCGCATCGCTAGAGCGTCTATACACGTCACTTCGTGGCCTAGACCTTACTGCAGCTCCTGCCGGTGGCGAAGAGTACGTAACTCGCTTCTCTACTGCGATGAACGACGACTTCAATACGCCTGAAGCTTACTCTGTACTGTTTGAAATGGCGCGTGAAATCAACCGTATCAAGCCTGAGAGCATTGAAAAAGCAAGCGGACTGGGTGCATTGATGCGTGAACTAGCAGACATCATCGGTATTCTTCACCAAGAACCAGAAGCCTTCCTACAAGGCGATGCGGCTGGTAACGATGACGAAGTGGCTGAAATCGAAGCGTTGATCAAACTGCGTAACGATTCTCGTGCTTCTAAGGATTGGGCAAATGCCGACCTTGCACGTGACAAGCTCAACGAGTTGGGCATCGTTCTAGAAGATGGCCCAGAAGGCACGACTTGGCGTCGTAAGTAA
- a CDS encoding thymidine kinase, protein MAQMYFYYSAMNAGKSTTLLQSSFNYQERGMTPVIFTAALDDRYGIGKVSSRIGLQSEAQLFKNDTNMFDAIKKLNDEEKRHCVLIDECQFLSKEQVYQLTEVVDKLHIPVLCYGLRTDFLGELFEGSRYLLSWADKLVELKTICHCGRKANMVIRTDEHGVAIAEGDQVAIGGNDKYVSVCRLHYKEALGK, encoded by the coding sequence GTGGCTCAGATGTATTTTTACTACTCGGCAATGAATGCGGGTAAATCAACAACGCTTCTTCAATCGTCATTCAACTACCAAGAACGCGGTATGACGCCAGTGATCTTCACGGCTGCATTGGATGATCGCTATGGTATCGGTAAAGTAAGCTCTCGAATTGGTCTGCAATCTGAAGCGCAACTATTTAAAAATGACACCAACATGTTTGATGCGATCAAAAAGCTAAACGACGAAGAGAAGCGTCATTGTGTTTTGATTGATGAGTGTCAGTTCTTATCGAAAGAGCAAGTTTACCAACTAACAGAAGTAGTGGATAAGCTGCATATCCCTGTACTGTGTTACGGTTTACGTACTGACTTCTTGGGTGAACTGTTTGAAGGCAGCCGTTACTTGTTGTCTTGGGCCGATAAACTAGTTGAGCTCAAAACGATTTGTCACTGCGGTCGCAAAGCGAACATGGTGATTCGTACTGATGAGCACGGTGTTGCGATTGCTGAAGGTGACCAAGTTGCCATTGGTGGTAACGACAAATATGTGTCTGTTTGCCGCTTACACTATAAAGAAGCGCTTGGTAAATAA
- a CDS encoding YdcF family protein, producing the protein MTEQSLANKEPNIKLHRAIDTLWNFMSMGHKVAPSDCIFVLCSNDTRVAEYAAELYHQKIAPYIVFSGGVGRFTEGSFERSEAETFAAIARDCGVPDSDIIIEKHATNTGENVRFTHELLTERGLSPKRLTLVQKPFMEKRTYATFSKQWPEAATEITVTSKWQDWVDYFNEELPLDMVLGALVADFERIKSYPAQGFQIEMPISEDVDHAYLTIKKLGFE; encoded by the coding sequence ATGACTGAACAATCTTTAGCTAACAAAGAGCCCAACATTAAACTGCACCGCGCGATCGACACCCTTTGGAACTTCATGTCTATGGGTCACAAGGTTGCACCCTCAGACTGTATTTTTGTGTTGTGCAGCAACGATACTCGTGTTGCTGAATACGCAGCCGAGCTCTATCACCAAAAGATTGCGCCATACATCGTTTTTTCTGGTGGTGTCGGACGCTTTACCGAAGGCAGCTTTGAACGCTCAGAAGCGGAAACCTTCGCTGCTATTGCCCGCGACTGTGGCGTGCCAGATTCAGACATTATCATAGAGAAACACGCAACCAATACTGGAGAGAATGTCCGCTTCACACACGAGTTGCTGACGGAGCGAGGGTTATCTCCCAAAAGGCTAACCCTAGTGCAGAAGCCTTTTATGGAGAAACGTACTTACGCGACCTTCAGTAAACAGTGGCCTGAAGCGGCGACAGAAATCACCGTGACATCAAAGTGGCAAGATTGGGTCGATTACTTTAATGAAGAGTTGCCGTTGGATATGGTTCTAGGCGCGTTGGTTGCCGATTTTGAGCGCATCAAGTCCTACCCTGCTCAAGGCTTCCAGATCGAAATGCCGATTTCCGAGGACGTTGATCACGCCTATTTAACGATTAAGAAGCTCGGCTTCGAATAA
- a CDS encoding NAD-dependent epimerase/dehydratase family protein, producing the protein MASIFIVGAGWVGAPLSEHLERHGNRVVVTKTTQAGANTIGNERIPCEVFSFNASQADQTIGQLYSLLLENNAEIVIGSFPPGFRKGAGQEYADYWQQLTSACQKANVRKLIMVSSTTVYPTKPGVLNEQDASLLLSTSDKEHASSFSDNARVMLQGEQLVIDSGIDYTILRFSGLIGPSRHPSRFASKLKQVSTQAPANMLHLDDAIGAVDFAINQLHNEVVNVTTPNTVSKAEFYAAALKSANSSEPLPPVVDTPDKLISSKKILDLGYSFKFESTLDALHD; encoded by the coding sequence ATGGCTTCTATATTTATTGTCGGTGCAGGATGGGTAGGCGCGCCTTTATCTGAGCATCTAGAGAGACATGGTAACCGAGTGGTCGTCACCAAGACGACCCAAGCGGGTGCAAACACTATCGGTAATGAGCGTATTCCCTGTGAGGTATTCAGCTTTAACGCATCACAGGCTGACCAAACTATCGGACAACTCTATTCGCTATTACTCGAAAACAATGCCGAGATTGTAATAGGCAGTTTCCCACCAGGTTTTCGAAAAGGTGCAGGTCAAGAGTATGCCGATTACTGGCAGCAACTAACCAGTGCTTGTCAGAAGGCGAACGTTAGGAAGCTCATTATGGTTAGTTCGACCACGGTTTATCCGACTAAACCCGGTGTATTAAATGAGCAAGACGCCTCACTTCTCCTCTCCACCTCAGATAAAGAGCACGCATCTTCATTTTCCGATAACGCACGCGTCATGCTGCAAGGTGAACAATTGGTGATAGATTCAGGTATCGATTACACCATTCTGCGCTTTAGTGGCTTGATTGGCCCAAGTCGTCACCCTTCACGGTTTGCAAGTAAATTGAAGCAAGTGAGCACTCAAGCTCCGGCTAACATGCTTCACCTTGATGATGCCATTGGCGCCGTCGACTTCGCTATTAACCAGCTTCACAATGAAGTGGTTAATGTGACTACCCCAAACACCGTGAGCAAGGCGGAGTTTTATGCCGCGGCACTAAAAAGTGCTAATAGCAGCGAGCCTCTACCACCAGTTGTTGATACTCCAGACAAGCTGATCTCGTCGAAAAAGATTCTCGACTTAGGTTATTCGTTTAAATTCGAATCCACATTGGACGCACTGCATGACTGA
- a CDS encoding TIGR02647 family protein: protein MKYNAEHIADLNLLLQFDVSSAATGIKVHQEAAQETQDAVKRLFEKNLCTQPDGGYLTDEGIEMAERADKLLRVLK from the coding sequence ATGAAGTACAACGCTGAACATATTGCTGATTTAAACCTCCTTCTTCAATTTGATGTAAGTAGCGCAGCTACGGGCATTAAAGTTCATCAAGAGGCTGCTCAAGAAACTCAAGACGCTGTTAAGCGCCTATTCGAAAAGAACCTTTGTACTCAGCCAGACGGCGGTTACCTAACAGATGAAGGTATCGAAATGGCAGAGCGCGCAGACAAACTACTTCGCGTACTTAAATAA
- the focA gene encoding formate transporter FocA, whose translation MNLNQFDSLLPPQMAERAADIGVGKATKDPIKSFLLAISAGIHIGIAFVFYTIVTTGAGDLPWGITRLLGGLAFSLGLILVVVTGGELFTSSVLTLVARASGKITWRTLVKNWATVYVGNLIGALLLVACMLLTKQYMFDHGQVGLNAMAISQHKMHHDFIQAIALGIMCNVLVCIAVWMTFSGRTLTDKIAVMILPVAMFVSAGFEHCIANMFQVPLAIGIKTFAPAEFWKMTGANPADYVDLNMMDFLMNNLLPVTIGNIIGGGIFVGMWYWLIYLRD comes from the coding sequence ATGAATCTAAACCAATTTGACTCATTATTACCGCCACAAATGGCTGAGCGCGCTGCAGATATTGGCGTAGGTAAAGCAACCAAAGATCCAATCAAATCTTTTCTCCTAGCGATTTCAGCTGGTATCCATATCGGTATTGCGTTTGTGTTCTACACCATCGTTACCACCGGTGCTGGTGATTTGCCATGGGGCATTACACGTTTATTAGGTGGCTTGGCATTTAGCTTAGGCTTGATCCTCGTTGTTGTTACTGGCGGTGAGCTGTTTACAAGTTCGGTGTTAACTCTGGTGGCGCGCGCAAGTGGCAAGATCACTTGGCGTACACTCGTTAAGAACTGGGCGACAGTTTATGTGGGCAACTTGATCGGTGCTTTGTTGCTGGTGGCCTGTATGCTTCTGACCAAACAATACATGTTTGACCACGGCCAAGTGGGCTTAAACGCGATGGCGATTTCCCAACATAAGATGCACCATGATTTCATCCAAGCTATCGCACTAGGTATCATGTGTAATGTATTGGTTTGTATCGCAGTATGGATGACATTCAGTGGACGCACATTGACCGACAAAATCGCGGTAATGATTCTGCCTGTTGCGATGTTTGTATCAGCAGGTTTTGAGCACTGTATTGCCAACATGTTCCAAGTTCCATTAGCAATCGGCATCAAGACGTTTGCCCCTGCTGAGTTCTGGAAAATGACGGGCGCTAACCCTGCGGATTACGTTGACCTGAACATGATGGACTTTCTGATGAACAACTTGCTGCCTGTTACTATCGGTAACATCATTGGTGGCGGTATCTTTGTTGGTATGTGGTACTGGTTAATCTACCTACGTGACTAA
- a CDS encoding ABC transporter permease — MQDVIDISWWQLLFFSSLLFLPIAINHKLKLGLGKEASISIIRMVIQLFLVGLYLEYLFTLNSLWVNLLWLFAMIIVGASSIVEKSRLPRQLLLAPVAISLAVTCVPIVLFICFFIIKPTPVFNAQYLIPIAGMLLGNSLSSNIVALQNLFGAFETQKSEYEAAIALGASPTYAATPFVRNAIQKAMSPIMASMATTGLVTLPGMMTGQILGGASPMIAIKYQLMIMLAIFVMMSCSLALALHLSLKTSLTKEGRVLAQIKPAK, encoded by the coding sequence ATGCAAGACGTTATTGATATATCTTGGTGGCAGTTGTTGTTCTTCAGTTCACTTCTCTTTCTGCCCATTGCCATCAACCACAAGCTGAAACTCGGTCTTGGAAAAGAAGCCTCTATCAGCATCATTCGCATGGTTATTCAGCTATTTCTTGTGGGTCTTTACCTAGAGTATTTGTTTACTTTGAATAGTTTGTGGGTCAATTTGTTGTGGCTGTTTGCCATGATAATTGTCGGTGCGAGCTCGATTGTTGAGAAGTCTAGGTTACCAAGGCAGCTATTATTAGCGCCTGTTGCCATTAGCCTTGCCGTAACCTGTGTACCCATTGTCTTGTTTATCTGCTTTTTCATCATTAAACCAACACCGGTTTTCAATGCGCAATACCTTATCCCTATTGCAGGTATGTTATTGGGGAATAGCTTAAGCAGTAATATAGTGGCATTGCAGAACTTGTTTGGTGCTTTTGAAACGCAGAAATCAGAATATGAAGCGGCAATCGCGCTAGGTGCGTCTCCAACCTACGCTGCTACACCTTTTGTACGTAACGCGATACAGAAAGCGATGTCTCCAATTATGGCTTCTATGGCGACCACAGGCTTAGTGACACTGCCTGGAATGATGACTGGTCAGATTTTAGGAGGCGCTTCACCCATGATCGCCATTAAATATCAACTGATGATCATGTTGGCTATTTTCGTGATGATGAGCTGCTCTTTGGCGCTGGCTCTTCACCTCTCATTGAAGACTTCTCTGACAAAAGAAGGTCGAGTTCTCGCTCAAATAAAACCGGCAAAATAG
- the torE gene encoding trimethylamine N-oxide reductase system protein TorE, with protein MSDVKKIETGEKRSLEWKSFLFIAVVLFPILSVAFVGGYGFLVWALQVFVFGPPGAHGGM; from the coding sequence ATGAGTGATGTTAAAAAAATTGAAACTGGCGAAAAACGCTCGTTGGAGTGGAAGTCATTCCTCTTCATTGCGGTGGTTCTCTTTCCAATATTAAGTGTGGCTTTTGTAGGTGGTTACGGCTTCCTAGTTTGGGCACTGCAAGTGTTTGTATTCGGGCCTCCTGGTGCTCACGGCGGCATGTAA
- the torC gene encoding pentaheme c-type cytochrome TorC: protein MKSFLVKLWRTMTRPAVHISLGVLTMGGFIAGVIFWGGFNTALEHTNTEEFCVSCHTMRDNVYVELQETVHWKNTSGVRATCPDCHVPHEWTAKIARKMQASKEVFAQVFGDLDTPEKFEARRIELAKHEWDRFSSNKSLECKNCHNYDSMDFENMRPTARIQMKNAAERDQSCVDCHKGIAHNLPLDMASASGIVGELENVASSTSYANGSDVISIRHLPMYTDETAEVEAGLLSPASKVAVIDEKGDMIKIQIDGWRKAKGFGRVIQEDFGMNISTAILTKEVSQSDVITVGEKKEDELTGLPWEEVNLALWMKKESMVDNFDPIWNAAGQAYQSNCSTCHSQPDEAHFSANGWVGMLDGMIAFVNFDTDTEALVLKYLQKHSSDFSEGHH from the coding sequence ATGAAATCATTTTTAGTTAAATTATGGCGCACAATGACTCGCCCAGCGGTACACATCAGTCTTGGTGTACTAACTATGGGTGGCTTTATCGCCGGTGTTATTTTCTGGGGCGGTTTTAACACAGCTCTAGAGCACACAAATACAGAAGAATTCTGTGTAAGCTGTCACACCATGCGTGACAACGTATACGTAGAACTACAAGAAACGGTTCACTGGAAAAACACTTCTGGTGTACGTGCTACTTGTCCTGACTGTCACGTTCCACATGAATGGACAGCAAAAATTGCTCGTAAGATGCAAGCATCTAAAGAAGTATTCGCTCAAGTATTTGGTGACTTAGATACACCTGAGAAATTCGAAGCTCGTCGTATCGAACTGGCTAAACACGAATGGGATCGTTTCTCTTCGAACAAATCTCTAGAGTGTAAAAACTGCCACAACTACGATTCAATGGATTTCGAAAACATGCGCCCAACAGCGCGTATCCAGATGAAGAACGCGGCAGAGCGTGATCAAAGCTGTGTTGACTGTCACAAAGGTATTGCTCACAACCTTCCATTAGATATGGCATCAGCGAGCGGTATTGTTGGCGAGCTAGAAAACGTAGCAAGCAGCACATCTTACGCAAATGGTTCAGACGTGATCTCTATTCGTCACCTACCAATGTACACAGATGAAACAGCTGAAGTTGAAGCGGGTCTATTAAGCCCTGCAAGTAAAGTTGCTGTGATCGACGAAAAAGGCGACATGATCAAGATTCAAATCGACGGTTGGCGTAAAGCGAAAGGCTTCGGACGTGTAATCCAAGAAGACTTCGGTATGAACATCTCGACTGCAATATTGACGAAAGAAGTATCTCAAAGTGACGTAATCACTGTTGGTGAGAAGAAAGAAGATGAGCTAACTGGCCTTCCTTGGGAAGAAGTTAACCTAGCACTTTGGATGAAGAAAGAGTCTATGGTTGATAACTTCGATCCAATCTGGAACGCAGCTGGTCAAGCGTACCAATCTAACTGTTCAACGTGTCACTCACAGCCAGATGAAGCTCACTTCAGCGCTAACGGCTGGGTAGGTATGCTAGATGGTATGATTGCATTCGTTAACTTCGATACAGATACAGAAGCATTAGTTCTTAAGTATCTACAGAAGCACTCATCAGATTTTTCTGAAGGCCATCACTAA